The proteins below are encoded in one region of Pseudomonas putida NBRC 14164:
- a CDS encoding CoA-transferase subunit beta has translation MSTTCEFTLAELMIVAASEAWRDNGELIASGLGVIPRLGASLAKLSHSPQLLMTDSEAYLVEEPIPLGPRGDHVPKYSGSLNFERVFECVWGGRRHAMIGPTQIDRWGQSNLSCVGDYHKPKAAMLGVRGLPGNSINHINSFFVPSHNTRVFVSGEVDMVSGVGFKADRWPKGVRRDLMDIRLIVTDLCVMDFDGPDRAVQVRSLHPGVSFEQVQENTGFPLLKSASLKETVHPTPEQLALIRRLDPHDLRSSAIKGNPAGIRVA, from the coding sequence ATGTCGACTACCTGTGAATTTACCCTCGCGGAACTGATGATTGTCGCGGCCAGCGAAGCCTGGCGTGACAACGGCGAGCTGATCGCCTCGGGCCTGGGCGTGATCCCGCGCCTGGGCGCTAGCCTGGCCAAACTCAGCCACAGTCCGCAACTGTTGATGACCGACAGCGAGGCCTACCTGGTCGAAGAGCCGATCCCGCTAGGGCCGCGTGGCGATCATGTGCCGAAATATTCGGGTTCGCTCAACTTCGAGCGGGTGTTCGAGTGCGTCTGGGGTGGCCGCCGTCACGCCATGATCGGCCCGACCCAGATCGACCGCTGGGGCCAGAGCAACCTCTCCTGCGTGGGCGATTACCACAAGCCCAAGGCTGCAATGCTCGGTGTGCGCGGCTTGCCCGGCAACAGCATCAATCACATCAACTCGTTCTTTGTACCCAGCCATAACACACGCGTGTTCGTCAGCGGCGAAGTGGACATGGTTTCCGGTGTCGGTTTCAAGGCCGACCGCTGGCCAAAAGGGGTACGCCGCGACCTGATGGACATCCGCCTGATCGTCACCGACTTGTGTGTGATGGATTTCGACGGCCCGGACCGCGCGGTGCAGGTGCGCAGCTTGCACCCGGGGGTGAGCTTTGAGCAGGTGCAGGAAAACACCGGCTTCCCGTTGCTCAAGTCAGCGTCGCTGAAAGAAACCGTACATCCGACGCCTGAGCAATTGGCGCTGATCCGTCGGCTCGACCCCCATGATCTGCGCAGTTCGGCGATCAAGGGCAACCCGGCTGGCATTCGCGTGGCGTAA
- a CDS encoding CoA transferase subunit A — MNKQMTAADAVAHLRDGMTIGFGGWGPRRKPMAVVREILRSPVKDLTVVAYGGPEVGMLCAAGKVKKLVFGFATLDAIPLEPYYRKAREAGGLELLEVDEGMFQWGLRAAAMRLPFLPTRCGLATDVTRLNPDLKTIQSPYDDGEVLLAMPALNLDVAFVHVNVADRLGNTLVTGPDPYFDHLFARAAQQCFVSCEQLHERLELTTEQARCNTFERYLVSGVIHAPLGAHPTACQPEYGWDLSHLKRYAASAGEEGGWQAYVAQYVAAGERAYQEQNGGAERMGSLALPVF; from the coding sequence ATGAACAAGCAAATGACGGCGGCCGATGCCGTTGCGCACCTGCGCGATGGCATGACCATCGGCTTCGGCGGCTGGGGGCCACGGCGCAAGCCGATGGCGGTTGTGCGCGAGATTTTGCGTTCTCCCGTCAAAGACCTGACTGTGGTCGCCTACGGTGGCCCCGAAGTGGGCATGCTGTGTGCGGCGGGCAAGGTCAAGAAGCTGGTGTTCGGCTTTGCCACCCTTGACGCCATTCCGCTGGAGCCCTATTACCGCAAAGCCCGCGAAGCCGGTGGGCTGGAGTTGCTAGAGGTGGATGAAGGCATGTTCCAGTGGGGCCTGCGTGCAGCGGCCATGCGTTTGCCGTTTCTGCCGACCCGCTGCGGCCTGGCCACCGATGTCACACGGCTGAACCCTGACCTTAAAACCATCCAGTCGCCGTATGACGACGGCGAAGTGCTGCTGGCCATGCCCGCCCTGAACCTGGACGTGGCGTTTGTCCACGTCAACGTCGCCGACCGCCTGGGCAACACCCTGGTGACCGGCCCAGACCCTTATTTCGACCATCTGTTCGCTCGCGCGGCCCAGCAGTGCTTCGTGTCTTGCGAGCAATTGCACGAACGACTGGAACTGACCACCGAACAGGCACGCTGCAACACCTTTGAGCGGTACCTGGTCAGTGGCGTGATCCATGCACCGCTCGGCGCCCACCCGACCGCCTGCCAGCCCGAGTATGGCTGGGACCTGAGCCACCTCAAACGCTATGCCGCCAGTGCCGGGGAAGAGGGCGGCTGGCAAGCCTATGTGGCGCAGTACGTGGCGGCCGGTGAGCGGGCTTATCAAGAGCAGAACGGCGGTGCCGAACGCATGGGCTCCCTGGCCCTGCCAGTGTTCTGA
- a CDS encoding VOC family protein produces MMDIRGLSYFVAQIENLSQWQRYAEDVLGMMVVPAPGGGLYVKMDERPFRMLIVEGAEAGYLASGWELASERAFNAALQALEQNGVRWQAGSAAEIEQRGVQALVSVLDPSGNRHELSWGHRSDCLPFVSPQGVPGFVTGDMGLGHTVLPAPEFDATLAFVKDVLGFELSDIFNFRPDPAAPPIRIHFLHCRNSRHHSLALAEYAVPSGCVHVMVEVGSMTEVGRAHDRRLAHQVPLSATLGQHLNDRMTSFYMKTPSGFDLEYGYGGLQVDWAEHSAFEFTRVSLWGHDFSVGQQQGDVQ; encoded by the coding sequence ATGATGGATATCCGGGGGCTGAGCTACTTCGTCGCTCAAATCGAAAACCTCAGTCAGTGGCAACGTTATGCCGAAGACGTGCTGGGCATGATGGTGGTGCCCGCGCCCGGTGGCGGACTGTATGTGAAGATGGACGAGCGGCCGTTTCGCATGCTCATCGTCGAAGGCGCCGAGGCAGGCTACCTGGCCTCTGGCTGGGAACTGGCCAGCGAGCGGGCATTCAACGCCGCATTGCAGGCACTGGAACAAAACGGTGTGCGCTGGCAAGCAGGCTCTGCCGCCGAGATCGAGCAGCGTGGCGTACAGGCACTGGTCAGTGTCCTGGACCCCTCCGGCAACCGCCACGAATTGAGCTGGGGACACCGTTCCGACTGCCTGCCATTCGTTTCGCCGCAAGGCGTGCCGGGTTTTGTCACCGGCGACATGGGCCTGGGCCACACCGTGCTGCCGGCCCCGGAGTTTGACGCGACCCTGGCCTTCGTCAAGGACGTGCTGGGCTTCGAACTGTCGGACATCTTCAACTTTCGCCCCGACCCGGCAGCACCGCCAATCCGCATTCACTTCCTGCATTGCCGCAACAGCCGCCATCACTCGCTGGCGCTGGCGGAGTACGCGGTGCCTTCAGGCTGCGTGCACGTGATGGTGGAAGTGGGCTCGATGACTGAAGTGGGCCGCGCCCATGACCGGCGCCTGGCCCATCAGGTGCCGCTGTCGGCGACCCTCGGCCAGCACCTCAATGACCGAATGACCTCCTTTTACATGAAGACCCCATCCGGCTTCGACCTGGAGTACGGCTACGGCGGCCTGCAAGTGGACTGGGCTGAGCACTCGGCCTTCGAATTTACCCGGGTAAGCCTGTGGGGGCATGACTTTTCCGTCGGCCAACAGCAAGGAGATGTGCAATGA
- a CDS encoding bifunctional OB-fold nucleic acid binding domain-containing protein/MaoC family dehydratase: MSNNKPMPVPTEISAPFWEGLKAQRLLIQQCNACEHWVFYPRRHCPQCLAHDLSWREVSGGATLYSFTVARIATLPDFADEMPQKLAVIELDEGVRINTTLVGLEEDQIRIGMRLKPVFAEVDAKGTRLLRFTGPDQDSSALQRYNGTPQAQMPEQGEAASVRLVAMDDDVALQSLVSETFSPWSNQIVIDQALIDAFAALSGDDYWIHTDPQRARKDSPFGGTIAHGALVQVLQSRLKLALGYEITGFSTMVNYGSDRLRFPAPVPAGSRVHARARVKQVARVKRGTQLTLEVNTHVVGSDRPSVINDLVILYM; the protein is encoded by the coding sequence ATGTCGAACAATAAACCAATGCCGGTGCCGACTGAAATTTCCGCGCCGTTCTGGGAAGGCCTGAAGGCACAGCGCCTGTTGATCCAGCAGTGCAACGCCTGCGAACACTGGGTGTTCTACCCGCGCAGGCATTGCCCGCAGTGCCTGGCCCATGACCTGAGCTGGCGCGAAGTCAGTGGTGGCGCCACCCTGTACAGCTTCACCGTGGCACGCATTGCCACGTTGCCCGATTTTGCCGATGAGATGCCACAAAAGCTGGCTGTCATCGAGTTGGACGAAGGCGTGCGAATCAACACCACCCTGGTGGGGCTTGAAGAGGATCAGATCCGCATCGGCATGCGGCTCAAACCGGTGTTTGCCGAAGTCGACGCCAAGGGTACGCGTTTACTGCGCTTTACCGGTCCGGACCAGGACAGCAGTGCGCTACAGCGCTACAACGGCACGCCTCAGGCGCAAATGCCGGAGCAGGGTGAAGCCGCATCTGTGCGTTTGGTCGCCATGGATGATGATGTGGCGCTGCAGAGCCTGGTCAGTGAGACCTTCAGCCCCTGGAGCAACCAGATTGTCATCGATCAAGCCCTGATCGATGCCTTTGCCGCGCTGTCGGGTGATGACTACTGGATTCACACCGATCCGCAGCGTGCACGCAAGGACAGCCCGTTTGGCGGCACCATTGCCCACGGCGCGCTGGTACAGGTGTTGCAGTCGCGGCTCAAGCTGGCGCTGGGTTATGAAATCACCGGTTTCAGCACCATGGTCAATTACGGCTCAGACCGCCTGCGCTTCCCGGCGCCGGTGCCGGCCGGCTCGCGGGTTCATGCGCGGGCCAGGGTCAAGCAGGTGGCGCGGGTCAAGCGCGGCACCCAGTTGACCCTGGAGGTGAATACCCACGTCGTCGGCAGTGATCGCCCCTCGGTCATCAACGACCTGGTAATCCTGTACATGTAA
- a CDS encoding thiolase family protein — translation MGLKGHAAIVGAAQYKPEKYATAPRMFHLEQVADLAAQALRDAGLRAEDLDGLVINGPHFHEASVFVPAMAAEYLGLSVNFAEVVDLGGCTAVGMVWRAAAAIELGLCQAVLCVMPARLAPMGPDEDPGAMARAMRYGGHSTAFGAPEAEFDLPYGHMGQNTGYAMIAQRYAAQYGYDPIAMAKIAVDQRTNALANPQAMFHGQPLTIEQVLASKRVADPLHVLEIVMPVAGGAALIIASKEVAARARKRPAFITGFGEHLAFKSPSYAQDMLHTPIGPASRRAFEMARLKPGDVDAVQIYDCYTITALLTLEDAGFCAKGEGMQFVREHDLTWRGDFPMNTHGGQLSFGQAGAAGGMSQVIEAVTQISGEAGERQLERCDAVYVSGTGGVMSEQAALILQGA, via the coding sequence ATGGGTCTTAAAGGTCATGCGGCGATTGTCGGCGCCGCGCAATACAAACCCGAGAAGTACGCCACAGCGCCGCGAATGTTCCATCTTGAGCAAGTGGCCGACCTGGCGGCGCAGGCGCTGCGCGACGCCGGCTTGCGTGCCGAAGACCTGGACGGTCTGGTGATCAATGGCCCGCACTTCCACGAAGCTTCGGTGTTCGTGCCGGCCATGGCCGCCGAATACCTGGGTTTGTCTGTTAATTTCGCCGAAGTGGTCGACCTTGGTGGTTGTACCGCAGTGGGTATGGTCTGGCGCGCGGCTGCGGCGATCGAGCTGGGCCTGTGCCAGGCGGTGCTGTGTGTAATGCCGGCGCGCCTGGCGCCGATGGGCCCCGATGAAGATCCCGGGGCAATGGCCCGCGCCATGCGTTACGGCGGTCACAGCACCGCCTTTGGTGCGCCGGAGGCGGAGTTCGATCTGCCTTATGGCCACATGGGCCAGAACACCGGCTACGCCATGATCGCCCAACGCTACGCCGCGCAGTACGGTTATGACCCGATAGCCATGGCCAAGATTGCCGTTGATCAACGCACCAATGCCTTGGCCAACCCCCAGGCGATGTTCCATGGCCAGCCGTTGACGATCGAGCAGGTGCTGGCGAGCAAGCGCGTGGCTGATCCTTTGCACGTACTCGAGATTGTCATGCCGGTGGCCGGTGGCGCGGCATTGATCATTGCCTCCAAAGAAGTGGCCGCACGTGCACGCAAGCGCCCGGCATTCATCACCGGCTTCGGTGAGCACCTGGCGTTCAAGTCGCCTTCGTATGCCCAGGACATGCTCCATACGCCGATTGGGCCTGCTTCGCGCCGTGCCTTCGAGATGGCCAGGCTCAAACCGGGCGATGTCGATGCGGTGCAGATCTATGACTGTTACACCATTACCGCGTTGCTGACCCTGGAGGACGCCGGCTTCTGCGCCAAAGGCGAGGGCATGCAGTTTGTTCGCGAGCATGACCTGACCTGGCGCGGCGATTTCCCCATGAACACCCACGGTGGCCAGCTCAGTTTTGGCCAGGCCGGCGCTGCCGGGGGCATGTCACAGGTGATCGAGGCTGTCACGCAGATCAGCGGTGAGGCGGGCGAGCGCCAGCTTGAACGCTGCGACGCTGTCTACGTGTCCGGCACTGGTGGCGTGATGAGTGAGCAGGCCGCGTTGATACTTCAGGGAGCATGA
- a CDS encoding DUF1302 domain-containing protein translates to MTNKNNKYGAGPAVSGFELSGLVVATALVCTPAWSGETIEFDNGTTIDWTVTTSYGLGVRLSNPSSKLLTPNADDGDRNFDKGSLVTNRIGALAEMIVRKDNYGGVLRASTFYDDVYHRSNDNDSPGTVNKAGDHDEFTSDTKYYSGGRSKFLDAYVFSGWRFDNGSMLDVKAGRHIESWGESLFYPGVSGVQNPSDAVKAAQPGVEVKEVLLPVGQVSASYRLNPQWTLGAYVQYEWMGTELPPVGSYLSTSDVVGPGREFLIGANGSRINYQGTDEPRDSGQWGAQVRFRPVPALELSLFHVNYHDKNPATALVGYRAVPAGPGVFFGTPDGYRITYFEDIKLTGISASTKIGETQIGGEWSYRDGAPVMVNTGLGPTPARGKGQQMQLSAIRILGDRPWASQTSLTAEIVHVRVDSVDEASAAPNLLGLGNSLIPSMRPLVQPSDDYTYKTSTGWRSKTASAYTLGASFSYPGVFEGWDLEVPVNFSNVFSGATPMAGTISGLQGDRRLSLGATFKYLGNLEVALRVTGYLGDADPVKRLLADRDYGTFSVKYSF, encoded by the coding sequence GTGACTAATAAAAACAACAAATATGGTGCTGGCCCAGCTGTATCGGGTTTCGAATTATCGGGTCTGGTGGTGGCAACCGCATTGGTTTGCACACCCGCATGGTCTGGTGAAACGATCGAGTTCGACAACGGCACGACAATCGACTGGACGGTGACCACCAGCTACGGCCTGGGGGTTCGCCTGTCGAACCCGTCAAGCAAGCTGTTGACACCCAACGCCGATGATGGCGATCGCAACTTCGACAAGGGCAGCCTGGTGACCAACCGGATCGGCGCCCTGGCCGAGATGATCGTGCGCAAGGACAACTACGGCGGGGTGCTGCGGGCCAGTACCTTCTACGATGATGTTTACCATCGTTCCAACGACAACGACTCACCGGGCACGGTCAACAAGGCTGGCGACCATGACGAGTTCACCAGCGACACCAAGTATTACAGCGGCGGGCGCAGCAAGTTCCTCGATGCTTATGTGTTCAGCGGCTGGCGCTTTGACAATGGTTCGATGCTCGACGTCAAGGCCGGGCGGCATATCGAGTCGTGGGGTGAAAGCTTGTTCTACCCCGGCGTCAGTGGTGTACAGAACCCGTCCGATGCGGTCAAGGCCGCGCAGCCAGGGGTCGAGGTCAAGGAAGTGCTGTTGCCGGTCGGCCAGGTGTCGGCGTCGTATCGCCTGAACCCGCAGTGGACCTTGGGCGCTTACGTGCAATACGAATGGATGGGCACGGAACTGCCGCCGGTGGGCAGCTACCTGTCCACCAGCGATGTGGTCGGGCCAGGGCGAGAGTTTCTCATCGGCGCCAATGGGTCGCGTATCAACTACCAGGGCACCGATGAGCCGCGTGACAGCGGTCAGTGGGGGGCACAGGTACGCTTTCGACCCGTGCCCGCCCTGGAACTGTCACTGTTTCATGTCAATTATCATGACAAGAACCCAGCCACTGCCCTGGTGGGTTACCGGGCCGTCCCGGCCGGGCCAGGCGTGTTCTTCGGAACGCCGGATGGCTACCGCATTACCTACTTTGAAGACATCAAGCTGACCGGGATCAGTGCCTCGACCAAAATCGGCGAGACCCAGATCGGTGGCGAGTGGTCGTATCGCGACGGTGCACCGGTCATGGTCAACACCGGCCTCGGCCCCACGCCTGCGCGTGGCAAGGGCCAGCAAATGCAGTTGTCGGCGATCCGTATCCTGGGTGACCGGCCTTGGGCGAGCCAGACCTCGCTCACCGCCGAAATCGTGCATGTACGTGTCGACAGTGTTGATGAGGCCTCGGCCGCGCCGAACCTGCTGGGCCTGGGCAACAGCCTGATTCCGTCCATGCGCCCGCTGGTGCAACCGTCCGACGACTACACCTACAAGACCTCGACTGGCTGGCGCAGCAAGACCGCCAGTGCCTACACCCTGGGTGCGTCCTTCAGCTACCCGGGCGTGTTCGAAGGCTGGGACCTGGAAGTGCCGGTGAACTTCTCCAACGTGTTCAGTGGTGCCACGCCGATGGCCGGGACCATTTCCGGGTTGCAGGGTGACCGCCGGTTGAGCCTGGGCGCCACCTTCAAGTACTTGGGCAACCTGGAAGTCGCCCTGCGGGTTACCGGTTACCTGGGCGACGCTGACCCGGTCAAGCGCTTGCTGGCAGACCGCGACTACGGGACATTCTCGGTCAAATACAGCTTCTGA
- a CDS encoding MBL fold metallo-hydrolase, whose translation MSSLDAQGHEWRAGLRFPWPQPPANGEVQQVAEGLLWLRMPLPFGLDHINLYLLRHGEGWVAVDTGLNNTQTRDIWEALFVTVLGGLPLLAVICTHFHSDHVGVLGWLTERFRCPVFMSASEYQAMHQLGAPGDTGTSWAFYQHYQRAGFNQEQTAALFPLLGSAHFRPEVPTSFRRLREGTRLMIGGRRWQVLIGRGHSPEHACLYCAEDGLLISGDQVLPRITSSVCVQVTEPDADPLRDWLDSVERLREVPDSVLVLPAHERPFYNLHLRLDQLRAHHQGHLQQLLAACTAPRSAVELMAELFPKVKGRFDELMAIGETLAHVNYLIAQGQLVREETAGVFRYGRTPEGVNVQSVLGQL comes from the coding sequence GTGAGTAGCCTGGATGCCCAGGGGCACGAATGGCGCGCAGGCCTGCGCTTCCCCTGGCCGCAGCCACCGGCCAATGGCGAGGTTCAACAGGTCGCTGAAGGGCTGTTGTGGCTGCGCATGCCGCTGCCGTTCGGGCTTGACCACATCAACCTGTACCTGTTGCGCCACGGCGAGGGCTGGGTGGCGGTCGATACCGGGCTCAACAACACGCAGACCCGCGACATCTGGGAAGCGCTGTTTGTCACGGTGTTGGGTGGTTTACCGCTGCTGGCGGTGATCTGCACGCACTTTCACTCGGACCATGTCGGGGTGCTCGGCTGGTTGACCGAGCGCTTCCGCTGCCCGGTGTTCATGAGCGCCAGTGAATATCAGGCGATGCACCAGTTGGGCGCGCCAGGCGACACCGGCACTAGCTGGGCGTTCTACCAGCATTACCAGCGCGCAGGTTTCAACCAGGAACAGACCGCAGCGTTGTTCCCGCTGCTGGGCTCCGCGCACTTCCGGCCAGAGGTGCCGACCAGCTTCCGGCGCCTGCGTGAAGGCACCCGACTGATGATTGGCGGGCGCCGTTGGCAGGTCCTGATCGGCCGCGGCCATTCGCCGGAACATGCCTGCCTGTACTGCGCCGAGGACGGCCTGTTGATTTCCGGTGACCAGGTGCTGCCGCGCATCACCTCCAGTGTCTGCGTGCAGGTCACCGAGCCCGATGCCGACCCGCTGCGCGACTGGCTGGACTCGGTCGAGCGCTTGCGGGAGGTGCCCGACAGCGTGCTGGTGCTGCCGGCGCATGAACGGCCGTTCTACAACCTGCATCTGCGCCTTGATCAACTGCGCGCACACCACCAAGGGCACTTGCAGCAACTGTTGGCCGCCTGCACCGCGCCGCGCAGTGCCGTGGAGCTGATGGCCGAGCTGTTTCCGAAGGTGAAGGGGCGCTTCGATGAATTGATGGCGATTGGCGAGACCCTGGCGCATGTCAATTACCTGATTGCGCAGGGGCAACTGGTGCGTGAAGAAACAGCCGGCGTGTTCCGCTACGGGCGCACGCCCGAGGGTGTCAACGTTCAGTCGGTGCTAGGGCAGCTGTGA
- a CDS encoding long-chain-acyl-CoA synthetase: MNNFNNNASLLSSIDRGVVPREQTQAILDRRAEAAARIKPADRYTLADRLEEQAQRHGERPFVIYGDQRLSYAQVNARADQLAHVFHARGLRPGDVCALAMENRPAFFCCWFGLVKLGVVVGFVNTQVSGRPLVHALEAIEAKAMLVGEEVLGNVLATEGLPPLPLWLVEDAEQPWGGAMPAQVDTGLAEALANAPCTPFPRDLRADLRAESPSLLIFTSGTTGLPKAARYSHMRWMSTGDIMEVTLQTTPSDVFYCCLPLYHGAAATSVTSTALKTGAAIVVRRKFSVREFWKDVREHRISVFQYIGEICRYLLNQPEAAGEREHGLRCMLGAGLTRETWQNWVQRFGPIQVFEGWGSTESNTNVVNVDNYVGACGRIPFWDKSNLRLVRYDVEADSHPRDEHGFYQLCEVGEVGEALGLIIDHPQIGGGRFEGYTSAEATDSKIRRNVLRHGDAYWSSGDLLRYDEDGYLYFIDRIGDTFRWKSENVSTLEVAAALGDFAGLELINIYGVQVPGQEGRAGMAAVLMQPGQPFDPEAFYALTEARLPRYAAPVFVRVSAAADLTSTFKLRKVDLQRQGYAPTAFSDPLFIRDESSRSYVPYSTPVLERIGLAAFAGDVSE, encoded by the coding sequence ATGAACAATTTCAATAACAACGCAAGCCTGCTGTCCAGTATTGATCGCGGGGTTGTGCCACGCGAACAAACCCAGGCCATCCTTGATCGCCGGGCCGAAGCCGCCGCGCGGATCAAACCTGCGGATCGCTATACCCTGGCTGATCGCCTCGAAGAACAGGCGCAACGCCACGGCGAGCGGCCTTTCGTCATTTATGGCGATCAGCGCTTGAGCTACGCCCAGGTTAACGCGCGGGCCGACCAGCTGGCTCACGTTTTCCATGCCCGAGGCTTGCGCCCCGGCGATGTCTGCGCACTGGCCATGGAGAACCGGCCTGCGTTTTTCTGCTGCTGGTTTGGCCTGGTCAAGCTCGGTGTGGTGGTGGGCTTCGTCAATACCCAGGTCAGTGGCCGGCCGCTGGTGCACGCGCTGGAGGCCATCGAGGCCAAGGCAATGCTGGTCGGCGAGGAAGTGCTGGGCAACGTGCTGGCCACCGAAGGCCTGCCGCCGCTGCCGCTGTGGCTGGTCGAAGATGCCGAGCAACCGTGGGGCGGGGCGATGCCTGCACAGGTTGACACCGGTTTGGCCGAAGCATTGGCCAATGCCCCGTGCACGCCATTCCCGCGTGACCTGCGTGCCGACCTGCGCGCCGAGTCGCCGAGCCTGCTGATTTTTACTTCGGGCACCACGGGTTTGCCAAAAGCGGCGCGTTACAGCCACATGCGCTGGATGTCGACGGGCGACATCATGGAAGTCACCCTGCAGACCACGCCGAGCGACGTGTTTTATTGCTGCCTGCCGCTGTACCACGGCGCTGCGGCCACTTCAGTGACGTCAACCGCGCTGAAAACCGGTGCGGCGATCGTGGTGCGGCGCAAGTTCAGCGTCCGCGAATTCTGGAAGGACGTGCGCGAGCACCGCATCAGCGTGTTCCAGTACATCGGCGAGATCTGCCGCTACCTGCTCAACCAGCCCGAGGCGGCCGGCGAACGCGAGCACGGCCTGCGCTGCATGCTCGGCGCCGGGTTGACGCGTGAAACCTGGCAGAACTGGGTGCAGCGTTTCGGACCGATCCAGGTGTTCGAGGGCTGGGGTTCTACCGAGTCCAATACCAACGTGGTCAACGTCGACAACTATGTGGGCGCCTGCGGGCGCATACCGTTCTGGGACAAGAGCAACCTGCGCCTGGTGCGCTATGACGTTGAAGCCGACAGCCACCCACGCGACGAGCACGGCTTTTACCAGCTCTGCGAAGTGGGTGAAGTGGGTGAAGCCCTGGGCTTGATCATCGACCATCCGCAGATCGGCGGCGGCCGCTTCGAGGGTTACACCTCGGCCGAGGCAACCGACAGCAAGATCCGCCGCAATGTCTTGCGCCATGGGGATGCCTATTGGAGTTCGGGCGACCTGCTGCGTTATGACGAAGACGGCTACCTGTACTTCATCGACCGCATCGGCGACACCTTCCGCTGGAAAAGCGAGAACGTTTCTACTCTGGAGGTGGCGGCCGCGCTGGGCGATTTTGCCGGGCTCGAGCTGATCAACATCTACGGTGTGCAGGTGCCCGGGCAAGAGGGGCGCGCCGGCATGGCGGCGGTGCTGATGCAGCCAGGGCAGCCTTTTGACCCTGAAGCGTTCTACGCGCTGACCGAAGCGCGTTTGCCACGCTATGCGGCGCCTGTGTTCGTGCGGGTGTCGGCGGCGGCCGACCTGACCAGCACCTTCAAATTGCGCAAGGTCGACCTGCAGCGCCAGGGCTACGCGCCGACGGCGTTCAGCGACCCGCTGTTCATCCGTGACGAAAGCAGCCGCAGCTATGTGCCGTACAGCACCCCCGTGCTGGAGCGCATTGGCCTGGCCGCTTTTGCGGGTGACGTCAGTGAGTAG
- a CDS encoding alkene reductase, producing the protein MSILFEPVRLGELELSNRIVMAPMTRSRATAQAVPTAEMVDYYRQRASAGLIIAEGTAPSADGLGYCRTPAIYDSAQIEGWRQITRAVRNAGGRMVLQLMHVGRAASWQNKPVGARTVAPSAIRARTQVFCDGAGLVDTDEPLALSLEDIERVIEQYRRAALNAREAGFEGVELHCTSGYLPMQFMASGSNQRSDAYGGAVANRVRFPAQVLAAMAAAIGSGRVGFRLCPGNPYNDISDADPAATAQALCEQVEPLGLAYLHIMRSPLAALDAFAMARSHSSSGLILNDGFDGPSAAAAIEAGQGAAVSFARHFIGNPDLVERLRAGLPLAGFDRKTLYTKGSPGYSDYPTHAQATA; encoded by the coding sequence ATGAGCATTTTGTTTGAGCCCGTGCGCCTGGGCGAGCTGGAGCTGAGTAACCGCATTGTCATGGCGCCGATGACCCGCAGCCGCGCCACCGCACAGGCGGTGCCGACGGCTGAAATGGTCGACTACTACCGCCAGCGCGCCAGTGCCGGGCTGATCATTGCCGAAGGCACTGCACCGTCCGCCGACGGGCTGGGCTATTGCCGCACGCCGGCCATCTACGACAGCGCGCAGATCGAGGGTTGGCGCCAGATCACCCGGGCGGTGAGGAATGCCGGCGGGCGCATGGTGTTGCAGTTGATGCACGTCGGCCGCGCGGCCAGTTGGCAAAACAAACCAGTCGGGGCACGGACCGTCGCCCCATCGGCGATACGTGCCCGCACCCAGGTGTTCTGCGACGGGGCTGGCCTGGTCGATACCGATGAGCCTCTGGCGTTGAGCCTGGAGGACATTGAGCGCGTGATCGAGCAATACCGGCGCGCGGCCCTGAACGCCCGCGAAGCCGGGTTCGAAGGGGTCGAGCTGCATTGCACCAGTGGTTACCTGCCGATGCAGTTCATGGCGTCGGGCAGCAACCAGCGCAGTGATGCGTATGGCGGCGCGGTAGCCAACCGCGTGCGTTTTCCAGCCCAGGTGCTGGCCGCGATGGCAGCGGCAATCGGCTCGGGGCGTGTGGGGTTCCGCCTGTGCCCTGGTAACCCTTACAACGACATCAGTGACGCAGACCCGGCCGCCACAGCACAAGCCTTGTGCGAGCAGGTCGAGCCGCTTGGCCTGGCGTACCTGCACATCATGCGCTCGCCGCTGGCCGCACTGGATGCCTTTGCCATGGCCCGCAGCCATAGCAGCAGCGGGCTGATCCTCAATGACGGTTTCGACGGGCCTTCGGCCGCTGCGGCAATAGAAGCCGGGCAGGGCGCCGCGGTGTCGTTTGCCCGCCACTTTATCGGCAACCCCGACCTGGTCGAGCGCCTGCGCGCCGGCCTGCCGCTGGCCGGCTTCGACCGCAAGACACTTTATACGAAAGGCTCGCCTGGCTATTCGGACTATCCGACCCACGCCCAGGCGACTGCATGA